One stretch of Streptomyces sp. NBC_00443 DNA includes these proteins:
- a CDS encoding sialidase family protein, whose translation MQDALRRPARALLVALTGALGLALAMPTAATASPPPASRAATDISPLATGTPSRDGTGLYPRAVRLANSGSANGRVLASVVTFDGNNGIGAIHESTDSGATFRQVGALPAGTLLWAASAGQDEPNRRMALRIWRSNDIGRTWSYLSSCAVAEGTGGLWEPEFSVAADGALVCHYADETDAAHSQKLVAAYFMSYEI comes from the coding sequence GTGCAAGACGCTCTACGCCGGCCGGCCCGAGCGCTCCTGGTCGCCCTGACCGGCGCGCTCGGCCTGGCACTTGCCATGCCCACCGCCGCCACCGCTTCCCCGCCGCCCGCCTCGCGTGCCGCGACGGACATCTCCCCCCTGGCGACGGGCACTCCGTCAAGGGACGGAACCGGCCTGTACCCGCGCGCCGTCCGGCTGGCCAACAGCGGTTCGGCCAACGGTCGCGTCCTCGCCAGTGTCGTGACCTTCGACGGCAACAACGGCATCGGCGCCATCCACGAGAGCACGGACTCCGGGGCGACCTTCCGCCAGGTCGGCGCGTTGCCGGCCGGCACGCTGCTCTGGGCCGCATCCGCGGGCCAGGACGAGCCGAACCGCCGTATGGCATTGCGGATCTGGCGCAGCAACGACATCGGGCGCACCTGGTCCTATCTGTCGTCCTGCGCCGTCGCCGAGGGAACGGGCGGCCTGTGGGAACCCGAGTTCTCCGTGGCAGCCGACGGCGCACTGGTCTGCCACTACGCGGACGAGACCGACGCGGCGCACAGCCAGAAGCTCGTCGCCGCCTACTTCATGAGCTACGAGATCTGA
- a CDS encoding PRC-barrel domain-containing protein, translating to MFEAGDIREWRGHDVVDDSARKIGRLESIYVDTATDAPSFATVTVGMPTRHRLVFVPLAGATVGPGYLKVAYAKHQVKYAPSIDVDGVLPAGDEGAVFAHYELAYQPGAEGERRLARR from the coding sequence ATGTTCGAGGCCGGTGACATCCGGGAGTGGCGCGGCCACGATGTGGTCGACGACAGCGCACGCAAGATCGGCAGACTGGAGTCGATCTATGTGGACACCGCTACCGACGCGCCGTCTTTCGCGACCGTCACGGTCGGCATGCCGACTCGGCACCGCCTGGTGTTCGTTCCCCTCGCCGGAGCGACGGTCGGCCCTGGATACCTGAAGGTCGCCTACGCAAAGCACCAGGTCAAGTATGCGCCGTCCATCGACGTCGACGGGGTCCTGCCGGCCGGCGACGAAGGAGCGGTCTTCGCGCACTACGAGCTGGCGTACCAGCCGGGCGCGGAGGGCGAGCGCCGGCTGGCGCGCCGCTGA
- a CDS encoding XdhC family protein, whose amino-acid sequence MLDIAEELHRWVEQGRDFAVATVVAVGGSAPRQPGAALAVDADGTAIGSVSGGCVEGAVYELCQQALEDGETVLERFGYSDEDAFAVGLTCGGIIDILVTPVRAGDPARPVLASVLRAATSGEAAAVARIVSGPDELRGRALVVAPDGSYDGGFGAHPELDRTVAAEAGAFLDAGRTGTLEIGEQGSRCGAPLTVLVESSVPAPRMIVFGAIDFASALVRIGKFLNYHVTVCDARQVFATKARFPEADEIVTEWPHKYLERTSVDARTVLCVLTHDAKFDVPLLQLALRLPVAYVGAMGSRRTHLDRNERLREVGVSELELARLRSPIGLDLGARTPEETALSIASEIVANRRGGSGVSLTGAHTPIHHDATSSPAGRIGSVA is encoded by the coding sequence ATGTTGGACATCGCCGAGGAGTTGCACCGGTGGGTCGAGCAGGGACGTGACTTCGCCGTCGCCACCGTGGTGGCGGTCGGCGGCAGCGCGCCCCGCCAGCCCGGCGCCGCGCTCGCGGTGGACGCCGACGGCACGGCGATCGGCTCGGTGTCCGGCGGTTGTGTGGAGGGCGCGGTTTACGAGCTGTGCCAACAGGCGCTCGAGGACGGCGAAACCGTCCTGGAGCGCTTCGGCTACAGCGACGAGGACGCCTTCGCGGTCGGCCTGACCTGTGGAGGCATCATCGACATCCTGGTCACGCCGGTACGCGCCGGGGACCCGGCCCGCCCCGTGCTCGCGTCCGTGCTGCGGGCGGCCACGAGCGGGGAGGCGGCGGCGGTCGCACGGATCGTGTCGGGGCCGGACGAGCTCAGGGGCCGCGCGCTTGTCGTCGCCCCCGACGGCTCGTACGACGGCGGCTTCGGCGCCCACCCCGAACTGGACCGTACGGTCGCGGCGGAGGCGGGCGCGTTCCTCGACGCGGGCCGCACCGGCACCCTGGAGATCGGCGAACAGGGCTCGCGCTGCGGCGCCCCGCTCACGGTGCTGGTCGAGTCCTCGGTCCCGGCGCCCCGGATGATCGTCTTCGGCGCCATCGACTTCGCGTCGGCGCTCGTGCGCATCGGCAAGTTCCTGAACTACCACGTGACCGTGTGCGACGCCCGCCAGGTCTTCGCGACGAAGGCCCGCTTCCCGGAGGCCGACGAGATCGTCACCGAGTGGCCGCACAAGTACCTGGAGCGGACGTCCGTCGACGCCCGGACGGTCCTGTGCGTCCTCACCCACGACGCCAAGTTCGACGTACCCCTGCTCCAGCTCGCCCTGCGCCTGCCGGTGGCGTACGTCGGCGCGATGGGCTCCCGCCGCACCCACCTGGACCGCAACGAGCGGCTCCGGGAGGTCGGCGTGAGCGAACTGGAGCTGGCGCGGCTCAGGTCCCCCATCGGGCTGGACCTCGGCGCCCGTACGCCGGAGGAGACGGCCCTGTCGATCGCGTCGGAGATCGTCGCCAACCGGCGGGGCGGCAGCGGCGTCTCCCTCACCGGCGCCCACACCCCGATCCACCACGACGCGACATCGTCACCGGCGGGGCGGATCGGGTCGGTGGCGTGA
- a CDS encoding NCS2 family permease: protein MTQQSLEPATTAEDAGEGTRVPAGRSWLDRYFHISHRKSTVAREVRGGVTTFMAMAYILLLNPLILSGKDAAGDTLAQKALITATAFAAAFTTLLMGFFGKVPLALAAGLSVSGVLASQVAPQMTWPQAMGMCVMYGVVIMLLVVTGLREMIMNAIPLALKHAITMGIGLFIALIGFYKAGFVHQGEATPVTLGPAGELAGWPVLLFAVTLLAIFMLQARGVPGAILIGIVGGTVLAVVLNAFDVIDPKQWASGAPELHGSAVSMPDFSIFGNVEFGGWGEVGAMTVGMIVFTLVLAGFFDAMATIIGVGTEAKLADDKGRMPGLSKALFIDGAGGAIGGVSGASGQTVFVESATGVGEGARTGLSSVVTGLFFAACLFFTPLTAIVPGEVAAAALVVIGAMMMMNARHVDWSDRATAIPVFLTVVIMPFTYSITAGVAAGVISYVAIKIAQGKAREIGAFMWALTGIFIVYFALNPIESWMGVH, encoded by the coding sequence ATGACCCAGCAGTCACTGGAGCCGGCGACCACAGCCGAAGACGCGGGAGAAGGCACCCGCGTCCCGGCCGGACGGTCCTGGCTCGACCGGTACTTCCACATATCCCACCGGAAATCCACGGTCGCGCGCGAGGTGCGCGGCGGCGTCACGACCTTCATGGCGATGGCGTACATCCTCCTGCTCAACCCGCTGATCCTGTCCGGAAAGGACGCGGCAGGGGACACGCTCGCCCAGAAGGCGCTGATCACGGCGACCGCGTTCGCGGCGGCCTTCACCACGCTGCTGATGGGCTTCTTCGGCAAGGTGCCGCTGGCCCTCGCCGCCGGCCTCTCCGTCTCCGGTGTGCTCGCCTCGCAGGTCGCCCCGCAGATGACCTGGCCGCAGGCCATGGGCATGTGTGTGATGTACGGCGTGGTCATCATGCTGCTGGTCGTCACCGGCCTGCGCGAGATGATCATGAACGCGATTCCACTCGCGCTGAAGCACGCGATCACCATGGGCATCGGCCTGTTCATCGCCCTGATCGGCTTCTACAAGGCCGGCTTCGTGCACCAGGGCGAGGCGACCCCGGTCACCCTCGGCCCCGCCGGTGAACTGGCCGGCTGGCCCGTGCTGCTCTTCGCGGTCACACTGCTCGCGATCTTCATGCTCCAGGCGCGCGGCGTCCCCGGCGCCATCCTGATCGGCATCGTCGGCGGCACCGTGCTCGCCGTCGTCCTCAACGCCTTCGACGTCATCGACCCCAAGCAGTGGGCCAGCGGCGCTCCCGAACTGCACGGCAGCGCGGTGTCCATGCCGGACTTCTCGATCTTCGGCAACGTCGAGTTCGGCGGCTGGGGCGAGGTCGGCGCGATGACCGTCGGCATGATCGTGTTCACGCTCGTGCTCGCCGGGTTCTTCGACGCGATGGCGACGATCATCGGCGTCGGCACCGAGGCCAAGCTCGCCGACGACAAGGGCCGGATGCCGGGCCTGTCCAAGGCGCTGTTCATCGACGGCGCCGGCGGCGCGATCGGCGGCGTCTCGGGGGCGTCGGGCCAGACCGTGTTCGTCGAGTCGGCGACCGGTGTGGGCGAGGGTGCCCGCACCGGTCTCTCTTCGGTCGTCACCGGCCTGTTCTTCGCGGCCTGCCTGTTCTTCACCCCGCTCACCGCGATCGTGCCGGGCGAGGTGGCGGCGGCGGCCCTGGTGGTCATCGGCGCCATGATGATGATGAACGCACGGCACGTGGACTGGTCCGACCGGGCCACCGCGATCCCGGTGTTCCTCACCGTCGTGATCATGCCGTTCACGTACTCGATCACGGCCGGTGTCGCGGCCGGTGTCATCTCGTACGTCGCCATCAAGATCGCTCAGGGCAAGGCGCGGGAGATCGGGGCGTTCATGTGGGCCCTGACAGGCATCTTCATCGTCTATTTCGCCCTCAATCCCATTGAGAGCTGGATGGGCGTGCACTAG
- a CDS encoding xanthine dehydrogenase family protein molybdopterin-binding subunit: MPTNGAPTKITQGSQTKGGIGESTLRPDGTLKVTGEFAYSSDMWHEDMLWGQILRSTVAHAEIVSIDTSEALAMAGVYAVMTYDDLPTEVKNYGLEIQDTPVLAHGKVRHHGEPVAIVAADHPETARRAAAKIKVDYRELPVITDEASATAPDAILIHEGRDDHHIGHVPHPNIVHRQPIFRGDAAQAAEQADVVVKGEYTFGMQDQAFLGPESGLAVPDEDGGVHLYIATQWLHSDLKQIAPVLGLPERKVRMTLSGVGGAFGGREDLSMQIHACLLAMRTGKPVKIVYNRFESFFGHVHRHPAKLHYEHGATKDGKLTHVKCRIVLDGGAYASASPAVVGNAASLAIGPYVVEDVDIEAIALYSNNPPCGAMRGFGAVQACFAYEAQMDKVAKQLGMDPIKFRQLNAMEQGTIMPTGQPVDSPAPVAELLRRVKAMPMPPERQWESSEGADVRQLPGGLSNTTHGEGVVRGVGYAVGIKNVGFSEGFDDYSTAKVRMEVIGGEPVATVHTAMAEVGQGGVTVHAQIARTELGVTQVTIHPADTQVGSAGSTSASRQTYVTGGAVKNSCELVREKVLEIGRRKFGSYHPAWATAELVLEGGKVVTDGGEVLGDLVDVLEGEAVEVEAEWRHRPTEAFDLRTGQGNGHVQYSFAAHRAVVEVDTELGLVKVIELACAQDVGKALNPLSVIGQIQGGTTQGLGVAVMEEIIVDPKTAKVRNPSFTDYLIPTILDTPTIPVDVLELADDHAPYGLRGIGEAPTLSSTPAVLAAIRNATGLELNRTPVRPEHLTGTA; encoded by the coding sequence ATGCCCACCAACGGCGCTCCCACCAAGATCACCCAGGGTTCGCAGACCAAGGGCGGCATCGGTGAGTCGACGCTGCGCCCGGACGGCACCCTCAAGGTCACCGGCGAGTTCGCGTACTCGTCCGACATGTGGCACGAGGACATGCTCTGGGGGCAGATCCTCCGCTCTACCGTCGCGCACGCCGAGATCGTGTCCATCGACACCAGCGAGGCGCTGGCCATGGCAGGCGTCTACGCCGTCATGACCTACGACGACCTGCCGACCGAGGTGAAGAACTACGGCCTGGAGATCCAGGACACCCCGGTCCTCGCGCACGGCAAGGTACGCCACCACGGTGAGCCGGTCGCGATCGTCGCCGCCGACCACCCGGAGACGGCCCGCCGCGCCGCCGCCAAGATCAAGGTCGACTACCGCGAGCTGCCCGTCATCACCGACGAGGCCTCCGCGACCGCCCCGGACGCGATCCTCATCCACGAGGGCCGCGACGACCACCACATCGGTCACGTCCCGCACCCGAACATCGTGCACCGCCAGCCGATCTTCCGCGGTGACGCGGCACAGGCCGCCGAGCAGGCGGACGTCGTCGTCAAGGGCGAGTACACCTTCGGCATGCAGGACCAGGCCTTCCTCGGCCCGGAGTCCGGCCTCGCCGTGCCGGACGAGGACGGCGGCGTCCACCTGTACATCGCCACCCAGTGGCTGCACAGCGACCTGAAGCAGATCGCCCCGGTCCTCGGCCTGCCCGAGCGCAAGGTCCGGATGACGCTGTCCGGCGTCGGCGGCGCCTTCGGTGGCCGCGAGGACCTGTCGATGCAGATCCACGCCTGCCTGCTGGCGATGCGCACCGGCAAGCCGGTCAAGATCGTCTACAACCGGTTCGAGTCCTTCTTCGGGCACGTCCACCGCCACCCCGCCAAGCTCCACTACGAGCACGGCGCCACGAAGGACGGCAAGCTCACGCACGTCAAGTGCCGGATCGTGCTGGACGGCGGCGCGTACGCCTCCGCCTCCCCGGCGGTCGTCGGCAACGCCGCCTCGCTGGCGATCGGCCCGTACGTGGTGGAGGACGTCGACATCGAGGCCATCGCCCTCTACAGCAACAACCCGCCCTGCGGCGCCATGCGCGGCTTCGGCGCGGTCCAGGCGTGCTTCGCGTACGAGGCGCAGATGGACAAGGTGGCCAAGCAGCTGGGCATGGACCCGATCAAGTTCCGGCAGCTCAACGCCATGGAGCAGGGAACCATCATGCCGACCGGGCAGCCGGTCGACTCCCCGGCTCCGGTCGCCGAACTCCTGCGCCGCGTCAAGGCGATGCCCATGCCGCCGGAGCGCCAGTGGGAATCCAGCGAGGGCGCGGACGTACGGCAGCTGCCGGGCGGCCTGTCCAACACCACGCACGGTGAAGGCGTCGTGCGGGGTGTCGGCTACGCGGTCGGCATCAAGAACGTCGGCTTCTCCGAGGGCTTCGACGACTACTCCACCGCCAAGGTGCGCATGGAGGTGATCGGCGGCGAGCCGGTGGCCACCGTGCACACCGCGATGGCGGAGGTCGGCCAGGGCGGTGTCACCGTCCATGCGCAGATCGCCCGCACCGAGCTGGGCGTCACTCAGGTGACGATCCACCCGGCGGACACGCAGGTGGGTTCGGCGGGTTCGACTTCGGCTTCCCGGCAGACGTACGTCACCGGCGGCGCCGTCAAGAACTCCTGCGAGCTCGTGCGCGAGAAGGTCCTGGAGATCGGGCGCCGCAAGTTCGGCTCCTACCACCCCGCCTGGGCCACCGCCGAGCTGGTCCTCGAGGGCGGCAAGGTCGTCACCGACGGCGGCGAGGTCCTCGGTGACCTGGTGGACGTCCTGGAGGGCGAGGCCGTCGAGGTCGAGGCCGAGTGGCGGCACCGTCCGACCGAGGCGTTCGACCTGCGCACCGGCCAGGGCAACGGCCACGTCCAGTACTCCTTCGCCGCACACCGCGCCGTCGTCGAGGTGGACACAGAGCTCGGCCTGGTCAAGGTCATCGAGCTGGCCTGTGCCCAGGACGTCGGCAAGGCGCTCAACCCGCTGTCCGTCATCGGCCAGATCCAGGGCGGTACGACCCAGGGTCTCGGCGTGGCGGTCATGGAGGAGATCATCGTCGACCCCAAGACGGCGAAGGTCAGGAACCCCTCCTTCACGGACTACCTCATCCCCACGATCCTCGACACGCCGACCATCCCGGTCGACGTGCTCGAACTCGCCGACGACCACGCCCCGTACGGGCTGCGGGGCATCGGCGAGGCCCCCACCCTGTCGTCGACCCCGGCCGTCCTCGCGGCGATCCGGAACGCGACGGGGCTGGAGCTGAACCGCACGCCGGTACGGCCGGAACACCTCACCGGTACGGCGTAG
- a CDS encoding (2Fe-2S)-binding protein, translated as MRVNFTVNGRPQEADDVWEGESLLYVLRERLGLPGSKNACEQGECGSCTVRLDGVPVCSCLVAAGQVEGREVVTVEGLADFAKQRAEHGGCATGACGTSLQDAQQWAAKGQDSQTGEGTELSPIQQAFIDAGAVQCGFCTPGLLVAADEMLENNPNPSDADIREALSGNLCRCTGYEKIMDAVRLAAARQGEAV; from the coding sequence ATGCGTGTCAACTTCACTGTCAATGGACGTCCGCAGGAAGCCGACGACGTGTGGGAGGGCGAGTCCCTGCTGTACGTGCTGCGGGAGCGGCTCGGCCTGCCGGGTTCGAAGAACGCCTGTGAGCAGGGCGAGTGCGGATCCTGCACCGTCAGGCTGGACGGTGTGCCGGTGTGTTCGTGTCTGGTCGCCGCCGGTCAGGTCGAGGGCCGTGAGGTCGTCACCGTCGAAGGGCTCGCCGACTTCGCCAAGCAGCGTGCCGAGCACGGTGGTTGCGCGACCGGTGCCTGCGGTACTTCGCTCCAGGACGCCCAGCAGTGGGCCGCCAAGGGGCAGGACTCGCAGACCGGCGAGGGCACCGAGCTCTCCCCGATCCAGCAGGCGTTCATCGACGCCGGCGCCGTCCAGTGCGGCTTCTGCACGCCGGGTCTGCTGGTCGCCGCCGACGAGATGCTGGAGAACAACCCGAATCCCAGCGACGCGGACATCCGCGAGGCGCTGTCGGGCAACCTGTGCCGGTGCACGGGCTACGAGAAGATCATGGACGCGGTCCGCCTCGCGGCCGCCCGGCAGGGAGAGGCGGTCTGA
- a CDS encoding FAD binding domain-containing protein, with protein sequence MDFLRPASWEEALAAKAEHPTAVPIAGGTDVMVEINFDHRRPEYLLDLNRIGDLTEWEVGEDSVRLGASVPYTRIMEDLRAELPGLALASHTVASPQIRNRGGVGGNLGTASPAGDAHPALLAAGAEVEVESAERGTRLIPIDEFYTGVKRNALAADELIRAVHIKKADGPQQYSKVGTRNAMVIAVCAFGLALHPETRTVRTGIGSAAPTPVRAKAAEEFLNAALEEGGFWENGKIITPSVAKQFAELCSGACNPIDDVRGTASYRRHAVGVMARRTLTWTWESYRGTAARTEGVA encoded by the coding sequence ATGGACTTCCTTCGCCCCGCCAGCTGGGAGGAGGCGCTCGCCGCGAAGGCCGAGCACCCCACCGCTGTGCCGATTGCGGGTGGCACCGATGTGATGGTCGAGATCAACTTCGACCACCGCCGGCCCGAGTACCTCCTCGACCTGAACCGCATCGGCGACCTCACCGAGTGGGAGGTCGGCGAGGACAGCGTGCGGCTCGGCGCCTCCGTCCCGTACACCAGGATCATGGAGGATCTGCGCGCCGAGCTGCCCGGCCTCGCCCTCGCCTCGCACACGGTCGCCTCCCCGCAGATCCGCAACCGCGGCGGCGTCGGCGGCAACCTCGGTACCGCCTCCCCGGCCGGCGACGCCCACCCCGCCCTCCTCGCGGCAGGCGCCGAGGTCGAGGTCGAGTCCGCCGAGCGCGGCACCCGCCTCATCCCGATCGACGAGTTCTACACGGGCGTCAAGCGCAACGCGCTGGCCGCCGATGAGCTGATTCGGGCCGTGCACATCAAGAAGGCCGACGGGCCTCAGCAGTACTCCAAGGTGGGCACGCGCAACGCCATGGTCATCGCCGTGTGCGCCTTCGGGCTCGCGCTGCACCCCGAGACGCGGACCGTGCGTACCGGGATCGGCTCGGCCGCCCCGACACCCGTACGGGCCAAGGCCGCCGAGGAATTCCTGAACGCGGCGCTCGAAGAGGGCGGCTTCTGGGAGAACGGCAAGATCATCACCCCGTCGGTCGCCAAGCAGTTCGCGGAGCTGTGCTCCGGCGCCTGCAACCCGATCGACGACGTCCGGGGCACAGCGAGCTACCGCCGCCACGCGGTCGGAGTCATGGCCCGTCGCACGCTGACCTGGACCTGGGAGTCGTACCGCGGCACCGCCGCCCGCACGGAGGGAGTCGCCTGA
- a CDS encoding PucR family transcriptional regulator, with the protein MRLRALLDTDALGLKLLGGEDELDRTVRGVMTTDLRDPSRYLSGGELVLTGLAWRRNASDSEPFVRILAQAGVAALGAGEAELGDIPDDLVLACARHRLPLFAVHESVAFATVTEHVVRQVSGERAGDLAAVVDRHRRMMTSGPAGGGPDVVLDLLGSDLDLQAWVLSPAGRLIAGSKAGGPALPADVCAKLAAEHLSAARTGRRGPHRMTLGTTLYSLFPIRSSGRSAAQAARDVRETVLSDWLLAVEADASDWPEERLDLLQGVTQLIAVERDRRDAARTVRRRLAQEVLELVQTGAAPAEIAARLRVAAPVLLPGLGAAPHWQVVVARVEWEGSDIEAGPTAQSLLEEILVDPLATGPEPSDRIAVAHTGDEAIALVPLPAVSAEHDGSEAGIHADALLDSVRDPLSAGLDDDGRVTLGVSAAVHSAEGLRGALEEARHARRVAAARPGRVCAAGHQELASHVLLLPFVPDDVRRAFTARLLDPLRDYDRRHRAELIPTLEAFLDCDGSWTRCATRLHLHVNTLRYRVGRIEQLTSRDLSRLEDKLDFFLALRMS; encoded by the coding sequence ATGCGGCTGCGCGCACTGCTGGACACCGACGCGCTGGGCCTCAAGCTGCTCGGCGGCGAGGACGAGCTGGACCGCACCGTGCGCGGCGTGATGACCACCGACCTCAGGGATCCCAGCCGCTATCTCTCCGGCGGCGAGCTGGTGCTCACGGGACTGGCGTGGCGCCGCAACGCCTCGGACTCCGAGCCTTTCGTCCGCATCCTGGCCCAGGCCGGTGTGGCGGCGCTGGGGGCCGGTGAGGCCGAGCTCGGCGACATCCCCGACGATTTGGTGCTGGCCTGCGCCCGGCACCGCCTGCCGCTCTTCGCGGTGCACGAGTCGGTGGCGTTCGCGACGGTCACCGAGCATGTCGTACGGCAGGTCAGCGGCGAGCGGGCCGGGGATCTCGCGGCCGTGGTCGACCGGCACCGCCGGATGATGACCTCGGGCCCCGCGGGCGGCGGCCCGGACGTGGTCCTCGACCTCCTCGGTTCCGACCTGGACCTGCAGGCCTGGGTGCTGTCGCCGGCGGGACGGCTCATCGCGGGCTCGAAGGCCGGGGGTCCGGCGCTGCCCGCCGACGTGTGCGCGAAGCTGGCGGCGGAGCATCTTTCGGCCGCCCGCACGGGCCGCCGCGGCCCGCACCGGATGACCCTCGGCACCACGCTGTACTCCCTCTTCCCGATCCGCAGCAGCGGCCGCTCCGCGGCGCAGGCGGCACGGGACGTGCGCGAGACGGTCCTGTCGGACTGGCTGCTGGCCGTGGAGGCGGACGCGAGCGACTGGCCCGAGGAGCGGCTGGACCTGCTCCAGGGCGTCACCCAGCTGATCGCGGTGGAACGGGACCGCAGGGACGCGGCACGCACGGTCCGCCGCCGCCTCGCGCAGGAGGTCCTCGAACTGGTCCAGACGGGTGCGGCGCCCGCCGAGATCGCCGCGCGCCTGCGGGTCGCGGCACCGGTGCTGCTGCCGGGCCTGGGGGCGGCCCCGCACTGGCAGGTCGTGGTGGCCCGGGTCGAATGGGAGGGCAGCGACATCGAGGCCGGCCCGACCGCACAGTCCCTCCTGGAGGAGATCCTCGTCGACCCGCTCGCGACCGGCCCCGAGCCGTCCGACCGCATCGCCGTGGCCCACACGGGCGACGAGGCCATCGCCCTGGTCCCCCTCCCGGCGGTCTCCGCGGAGCACGACGGCTCGGAGGCGGGCATCCACGCGGACGCGCTCCTGGACTCGGTCCGCGACCCGCTCTCCGCCGGCCTGGACGACGACGGCCGGGTCACCCTCGGCGTCAGCGCTGCGGTGCACTCGGCGGAGGGCCTGCGCGGCGCCCTGGAGGAGGCCCGCCACGCCCGCAGGGTGGCGGCGGCGCGCCCCGGGCGGGTCTGCGCGGCAGGCCACCAGGAACTTGCCTCGCACGTCCTCCTCCTCCCCTTCGTCCCGGACGACGTGCGCCGGGCCTTCACGGCCCGCCTCCTCGACCCCCTGCGCGACTACGACCGCCGCCACCGCGCGGAGCTGATTCCCACCCTTGAGGCCTTCCTCGACTGTGACGGCTCCTGGACCCGGTGCGCGACCCGTCTCCACCTGCACGTCAACACACTGCGCTACCGAGTGGGCAGGATCGAGCAGTTGACGAGCCGGGACCTCTCCCGCCTGGAGGACAAACTTGATTTCTTCTTGGCATTGCGGATGAGTTGA
- a CDS encoding GntR family transcriptional regulator, protein MKQGAQGSAMTGNPPVPQGVEARAGADGAGTGVARVPSQGRAPGVDEGVAPGVDARRGVPAPTARGEHTHSETPIPPPRAVVQRASVRGQILDALRTALVTGELKPGVVYSAPALGERFGVSATPVREAMQQLALEGAVEVVPNRGFRVVERGARELAELVEVRALIEVPVMLRLTRTVAAERWAELRPLAEATVRAAATGCRATYAETDRTFHRAVLSLCGNEQLVQIADDLHRRAQWPLVSPARPSGRGRADLLADAAEHTALLDALIAGDVDVVRALVGEHFAGAS, encoded by the coding sequence GTGAAGCAGGGCGCGCAGGGCTCCGCGATGACGGGGAATCCGCCGGTGCCGCAGGGCGTGGAGGCCCGGGCGGGTGCGGATGGTGCTGGTACGGGTGTGGCGCGGGTGCCGTCGCAGGGGCGGGCCCCGGGTGTGGACGAGGGTGTCGCCCCGGGTGTGGACGCGCGGCGGGGTGTCCCGGCGCCGACGGCTCGCGGCGAGCACACCCACAGCGAAACGCCGATTCCGCCGCCGCGGGCGGTTGTCCAGCGGGCCTCGGTGCGGGGGCAGATCCTCGACGCCCTGCGCACCGCTCTCGTCACCGGTGAGCTGAAGCCCGGGGTGGTCTACTCGGCCCCGGCGCTCGGCGAACGCTTCGGCGTCTCCGCGACGCCGGTCCGTGAGGCCATGCAGCAACTCGCGCTGGAGGGGGCCGTCGAGGTCGTCCCGAACCGGGGGTTCCGGGTGGTCGAGCGTGGGGCCCGGGAGTTGGCGGAGCTGGTCGAGGTGCGGGCGCTGATCGAGGTCCCGGTGATGCTCCGGCTCACTCGGACCGTCGCCGCCGAACGGTGGGCGGAACTGCGGCCGTTGGCAGAGGCGACGGTCCGCGCGGCGGCCACCGGGTGCCGGGCCACCTACGCGGAGACGGACCGTACGTTCCATCGCGCTGTGCTGTCCCTGTGCGGCAACGAACAACTCGTCCAGATCGCCGACGACCTCCACCGCCGGGCCCAGTGGCCCCTGGTGAGCCCTGCCCGCCCGTCCGGCCGCGGCCGCGCCGACCTCCTCGCCGACGCGGCGGAACACACAGCTCTGCTGGATGCGTTGATCGCCGGGGATGTGGATGTGGTGCGGGCGTTGGTCGGGGAGCACTTCGCCGGGGCGAGCTGA